In the genome of Pseudomonas protegens, one region contains:
- a CDS encoding carbohydrate porin has translation MKKRHSNTRLLCQLSAAAALVLSANAMADEAFSVDSKWMTGDWGGERTKLIEQGIDIKADYVGEMGANLRGGYNDDKTGRYSDQFGLGVAFDLQKLLGWDNTQAKIQLTNRNGQNISNDRIGDPRAGTLSSSQEVYGRGHMVRLTQLWVQHQFLDGKLDVKAGYFGEGEDFNTFPCDFQNLAFCGSQVGNWATGIWYNWPVSQAALRIKYHITPELYAQIGAYNQNPSQLEHGNGFKLSGSGTKGTVLPVELVWSPKLNSLPGEYRVGYYKSTADANDVRKDVNGLDAADSGDAYRVHNSKHGYWFVGQQQLTTHNGDASRGLNIAANATFHDKDTNVVDNYQSLMFVYKGPFDARPKDDVGIGFARIHVNDDVRKNAQLINEDNGISNYDNPLYMPLRDTEYNYEINYGFHVTNWLTVRPNLQYITHPGGVDEVDNALVAGLKIQSVF, from the coding sequence ATGAAAAAGCGACACAGCAACACCCGGCTGCTTTGCCAGTTGTCAGCGGCTGCGGCACTGGTCCTGTCGGCCAATGCCATGGCCGACGAGGCGTTCAGCGTCGACTCCAAGTGGATGACCGGCGACTGGGGCGGTGAGCGCACCAAGCTGATCGAGCAGGGGATCGACATCAAGGCCGACTACGTCGGGGAAATGGGCGCCAACCTGCGGGGTGGCTACAACGACGACAAGACCGGGCGCTACAGCGATCAGTTCGGCCTGGGCGTGGCCTTCGATCTGCAGAAACTGCTGGGCTGGGACAACACCCAGGCCAAGATCCAGCTGACCAACCGCAACGGTCAGAACATCTCCAACGACCGCATCGGCGACCCGCGTGCCGGCACCCTGAGTTCCTCCCAGGAAGTCTATGGTCGCGGCCACATGGTGCGTCTGACCCAGTTGTGGGTGCAGCACCAGTTCCTCGACGGCAAGCTGGACGTCAAGGCCGGTTATTTCGGTGAAGGCGAAGACTTCAACACCTTCCCCTGCGACTTCCAGAACCTGGCGTTCTGCGGCTCCCAGGTGGGCAACTGGGCCACTGGCATCTGGTACAACTGGCCGGTCAGCCAGGCGGCGTTGCGCATCAAGTACCACATCACCCCCGAGCTGTATGCGCAGATCGGCGCCTACAACCAGAACCCGTCGCAGCTGGAACATGGCAACGGCTTCAAGCTCAGTGGCAGCGGCACCAAGGGCACGGTATTGCCGGTGGAACTGGTCTGGTCGCCCAAGCTCAACAGCCTGCCGGGCGAGTACCGCGTCGGTTACTACAAGAGCACGGCCGATGCCAATGATGTGCGCAAGGACGTCAACGGTCTGGACGCCGCGGACAGCGGCGACGCCTATCGCGTACACAACAGCAAGCACGGCTACTGGTTCGTCGGGCAGCAGCAGCTCACCACCCACAACGGTGATGCTTCCCGCGGCCTGAACATCGCCGCCAACGCCACCTTCCACGACAAGGACACCAACGTCGTCGACAACTACCAGTCGTTGATGTTCGTCTACAAGGGCCCGTTCGACGCGCGTCCGAAGGATGACGTGGGCATCGGTTTTGCGCGGATCCACGTCAACGACGATGTGCGCAAGAACGCCCAGCTGATCAACGAGGACAACGGCATCAGCAACTACGACAACCCGCTGTACATGCCGCTGCGCGACACCGAATACAACTACGAGATCAACTACGGTTTCCACGTGACCAACTGGCTGACCGTGCGCCCCAACCTGCAATACATCACCCATCCGGGCGGTGTGGATGAGGTGGATAACGCGTTGGTGGCCGGGCTGAAAATTCAGTCGGTGTTCTAG
- a CDS encoding D-hexose-6-phosphate mutarotase — translation MHEHPLQRFFKSLRERPVFAWERYQMRDVLVIDHPLCQAVFSRQGAQLLHFQPAGQKPWLWCASKWPQVGAIRGGVPVCWPWYGRHPSENAWPSHGWARLLDWKLLDSSNDEDGVRLHWQLQLCDWKVDLHAHLGQSMDLRLSTEHQDSEPCQLSQALHAYWRIGDVGEVALSGLDGAQGYDQLNRQVCQQQGELRVEGGCQRVFQHEGELQLKDHAWQRELCIDTGDDADTVVWHPGTRPLLGVSWNEVSRFVCVEAAVGGTDSLCLAPGEQAHLSLQARAAG, via the coding sequence ATGCATGAGCATCCGCTACAACGCTTTTTCAAATCCCTGCGCGAACGCCCGGTGTTCGCCTGGGAGCGCTATCAGATGCGCGATGTGCTGGTGATCGATCACCCGCTGTGCCAGGCGGTGTTCAGTCGCCAGGGCGCTCAACTGCTGCACTTCCAGCCGGCCGGGCAGAAGCCCTGGTTGTGGTGCGCCTCGAAGTGGCCGCAAGTGGGGGCGATCCGCGGCGGGGTGCCGGTGTGCTGGCCCTGGTACGGTCGCCATCCCAGCGAAAATGCCTGGCCGTCCCACGGTTGGGCGCGGCTGCTGGACTGGAAACTGCTGGACAGCAGCAACGACGAGGACGGTGTGCGCCTGCACTGGCAATTGCAGCTGTGCGACTGGAAGGTCGACCTGCATGCGCACCTGGGCCAGAGCATGGACCTGCGCCTGAGCACCGAGCACCAAGACAGTGAACCCTGCCAGTTGAGCCAGGCTTTGCACGCCTACTGGCGTATTGGCGACGTCGGCGAGGTAGCGCTGTCTGGGCTTGATGGCGCCCAGGGTTACGACCAGTTGAATCGCCAGGTTTGCCAGCAGCAGGGCGAGTTGCGGGTCGAAGGCGGTTGCCAGCGGGTGTTCCAGCACGAGGGCGAATTGCAGCTCAAGGACCACGCCTGGCAGCGCGAGCTGTGCATCGATACCGGTGACGACGCCGACACCGTGGTCTGGCATCCGGGCACCCGGCCGCTGCTGGGGGTGAGCTGGAATGAGGTGTCGCGGTTTGTCTGCGTCGAAGCGGCTGTCGGGGGCACCGACAGCCTGTGCTTGGCGCCGGGGGAGCAGGCGCACCTGAGCTTGCAGGCGCGGGCTGCGGGGTAG
- a CDS encoding MurR/RpiR family transcriptional regulator, with protein MRNLLEQIQNRLEELNKAERKVAEVILLNPQQATRFSIAALAQAASVSEPTVNRFCRSFGVSGYPELKLQLAQSLASGAAYVSRAVEADDNPEAYTQKIFGSAIASLDSACQALDPNLISKAVDLLIQARQIHFFGLGASAPVAMDALHKFFRFNLAVTAHADVLMQRMIASVAHTGELFVIISYTGRTRELVEVARIARENGASVLGLTAENSPLAKASTLSLNIPLPEDTDIYMPMTSRIIQLTVLDVLATGMTLRRGVDFQPHLRKIKESLNASRYPVGDEFN; from the coding sequence GTGCGAAATCTTCTGGAGCAGATCCAGAACCGCCTTGAAGAACTGAACAAAGCGGAACGTAAAGTCGCCGAAGTCATCCTGCTCAACCCGCAGCAGGCGACTCGCTTCAGCATCGCCGCCCTGGCCCAGGCCGCCTCGGTCAGCGAGCCGACGGTCAATCGCTTCTGCCGCTCCTTCGGCGTCAGCGGCTACCCGGAACTCAAGCTGCAACTGGCCCAGAGCCTGGCCAGCGGCGCGGCCTACGTCAGCCGCGCGGTGGAGGCCGACGACAACCCCGAAGCCTACACGCAAAAGATCTTCGGCAGCGCCATCGCTTCCCTGGACAGCGCCTGCCAGGCCCTGGACCCGAACCTGATCAGCAAGGCCGTCGACCTGTTGATTCAAGCCCGGCAGATCCACTTCTTCGGCCTCGGTGCCTCGGCCCCGGTGGCCATGGATGCGCTGCACAAGTTTTTCCGCTTCAACCTGGCCGTCACCGCCCACGCCGACGTGCTGATGCAGCGCATGATCGCCTCGGTGGCCCACACCGGCGAGTTGTTCGTGATCATTTCCTACACCGGCCGCACCCGCGAACTGGTGGAAGTGGCACGCATTGCCCGGGAAAACGGCGCCTCGGTGCTGGGGCTGACCGCGGAAAACTCGCCCCTGGCCAAGGCCAGTACCCTGAGCCTGAATATCCCGCTGCCGGAAGACACCGACATCTACATGCCGATGACCTCGCGGATCATCCAGCTCACCGTGCTCGACGTGCTGGCCACCGGCATGACCCTGCGCCGTGGCGTGGACTTCCAGCCGCACCTGCGCAAGATCAAGGAAAGCCTCAACGCCAGCCGCTACCCGGTGGGCGACGAGTTCAACTGA
- the zwf gene encoding glucose-6-phosphate dehydrogenase, whose protein sequence is MPSITVEPCTFALFGALGDLALRKLFPALYQLDAAGLLHDDTRILALAREPGSEQEHLANIETELRKYVGDKDIDAEVLKTFLARLSYLHVDFLKAEDYVALAERVGSEQRLIAYFATPAAVYGAICENLSKVGLNQHTRVVLEKPIGSDLDSSRKVNDAVAQFFPENRIYRIDHYLGKETVQNLIALRFANSLFETQWNQNYISHVEITVAEKVGIEGRWGYFDKAGQLRDMIQNHLLQLLCLIAMDPPADLSADSIRDEKVKVLKALAPISPEGLTTQVVRGQYIAGHSEGQSVPGYLEEENSNTQSDTETFVALRADIRNWRWAGVPFYLRTGKRMPQKLSQIVIHFKEPSHYIFAPEQRLQISNKLIIRLQPDEGISLRVMTKEQGLDKGMQLRSGPLQLNFSDTYRSARIPDAYERLLLEVMRGNQNLFVRKDEIEAAWKWCDQLIAGWKKSGDAPKPYAAGSWGPMSSIALITRDGRSWYGDI, encoded by the coding sequence ATGCCTTCGATTACGGTTGAACCCTGCACCTTTGCCTTGTTCGGCGCGCTGGGCGATCTGGCGCTGCGTAAGCTGTTTCCTGCCTTGTACCAACTCGATGCCGCCGGTCTGTTGCACGACGATACGCGGATCCTGGCCCTGGCCCGTGAGCCGGGCAGCGAGCAGGAGCACCTGGCGAACATCGAAACCGAGCTGCGCAAGTACGTCGGCGACAAGGACATCGATGCCGAAGTTCTCAAGACCTTCCTGGCCCGCCTGAGCTACCTGCATGTGGATTTCCTCAAGGCCGAGGACTACGTGGCCCTGGCCGAACGCGTCGGCAGCGAACAGCGGCTGATTGCCTACTTCGCCACTCCGGCCGCGGTGTATGGCGCGATCTGCGAGAACCTGTCGAAGGTCGGGCTCAACCAGCACACCCGCGTGGTCCTGGAAAAACCCATAGGTTCGGACCTGGATTCCTCTCGCAAGGTCAACGACGCGGTGGCCCAGTTCTTCCCGGAAAACCGCATCTACCGGATCGACCACTACCTGGGCAAGGAAACGGTGCAGAACCTGATCGCCCTGCGTTTCGCCAACAGCCTGTTCGAAACCCAGTGGAACCAGAACTACATCTCCCACGTGGAAATCACCGTGGCCGAGAAGGTCGGCATCGAAGGCCGCTGGGGTTACTTCGACAAGGCCGGCCAGCTGCGGGACATGATCCAGAACCACCTGCTGCAACTGCTGTGCCTGATCGCCATGGATCCGCCGGCCGACCTGTCCGCCGACAGCATTCGCGACGAGAAGGTCAAGGTGCTCAAGGCCCTGGCGCCCATCAGCCCGGAAGGCCTGACCACCCAGGTGGTGCGCGGCCAGTACATTGCCGGTCACAGCGAGGGCCAGTCGGTGCCGGGTTACCTGGAGGAAGAAAACTCCAACACCCAGAGCGACACCGAAACCTTCGTCGCCCTGCGCGCCGATATCCGCAACTGGCGTTGGGCCGGGGTGCCGTTCTACCTGCGTACCGGCAAGCGCATGCCGCAAAAACTGTCGCAGATCGTCATCCACTTCAAAGAGCCGTCGCACTATATCTTCGCCCCCGAGCAGCGCCTGCAGATCAGCAACAAGCTGATCATCCGTCTGCAGCCGGACGAAGGCATTTCGCTGCGGGTGATGACCAAGGAGCAGGGCCTGGACAAGGGCATGCAGCTGCGCAGCGGTCCGCTGCAACTGAATTTTTCCGATACCTATCGCAGCGCGCGGATTCCCGATGCCTACGAGCGGTTGTTGCTGGAAGTGATGCGCGGCAATCAGAACCTGTTTGTCCGCAAAGATGAAATCGAAGCCGCGTGGAAGTGGTGTGACCAGTTGATCGCCGGGTGGAAAAAATCCGGTGATGCGCCCAAGCCCTATGCGGCCGGGTCCTGGGGGCCGATGAGCTCCATTGCACTGATCACGCGGGACGGGAGGTCTTGGTATGGCGATATCTGA
- the pgl gene encoding 6-phosphogluconolactonase yields the protein MAISDLQLPAAVAAHEFRSPTLLAEGQALRVAELLREAIAARGQATLVVSGGRSPVAFFQALVKQELDWSKVLITLADERWVPVEHADSNAGLLKRYLLQGPVAKARFLGLYSAAANLEEAAQQADSLLAELPGIDVLVLGMGDDGHTASLFPNSPNLAEALQADGTRRCWPMLAPSVPHQRLSMSRALLASARHSLLSISGQSKLATLSAALAGDAVAEMPIRAFLQTPLEIYWCP from the coding sequence ATGGCGATATCTGATTTGCAACTGCCGGCGGCTGTAGCGGCCCACGAATTCCGCAGCCCGACCCTGTTGGCCGAAGGCCAGGCATTGCGCGTGGCCGAGCTGCTGCGCGAGGCCATTGCCGCTCGCGGCCAGGCGACCCTGGTGGTGTCCGGCGGCCGCAGCCCGGTGGCGTTTTTCCAGGCCCTGGTCAAGCAGGAACTGGACTGGTCCAAGGTGTTGATCACCCTGGCGGACGAGCGTTGGGTGCCGGTGGAACATGCCGACAGCAATGCCGGTCTGCTCAAGCGTTACCTGCTCCAGGGGCCGGTGGCCAAGGCGCGTTTCCTCGGCCTCTACAGTGCCGCGGCCAATCTTGAAGAGGCGGCGCAGCAAGCGGACAGCCTGCTGGCCGAACTGCCGGGCATCGATGTGCTGGTACTGGGCATGGGCGATGACGGGCACACCGCGTCGCTGTTTCCCAACAGCCCGAACCTGGCCGAAGCGCTGCAGGCCGACGGCACTCGCCGCTGCTGGCCGATGCTGGCGCCGAGCGTGCCCCACCAGCGCCTGAGCATGAGCCGGGCCTTGCTGGCCTCGGCCCGGCATTCGCTGTTGTCGATTTCCGGTCAGTCCAAGCTGGCCACCCTGAGTGCCGCACTGGCTGGTGACGCTGTCGCCGAGATGCCGATTCGCGCCTTCCTGCAAACCCCGTTAGAGATTTACTGGTGCCCATGA
- a CDS encoding bifunctional 4-hydroxy-2-oxoglutarate aldolase/2-dehydro-3-deoxy-phosphogluconate aldolase: MTNLPPTVSMADKVALIDSLCAKARILPVITIAREQDVLPLADALAAGGLTALEVTLRSQFGLKAIQILREQRPELVTGAGTVLDPQMLAAAEAAGSQFIVTPGITRDLLQASVASPIPLLPGISNASGIMEGYALGYRRFKLFPAEVSGGVAAIKALGGPFGEVKFCPTGGVGPANIKSYMALKNVMCVGGSWMLDPEWIKNGDWARIQECTAEALSLLD, translated from the coding sequence ATGACAAACCTACCCCCGACCGTTTCCATGGCGGACAAAGTTGCCCTGATCGACAGCCTCTGCGCCAAGGCGCGGATCCTGCCGGTGATCACCATCGCCCGGGAGCAGGACGTGCTGCCCCTGGCCGATGCCCTGGCCGCCGGTGGCCTGACGGCCCTGGAAGTGACCCTGCGTTCGCAGTTCGGCCTCAAGGCGATCCAGATCCTGCGTGAGCAGCGTCCGGAGCTGGTGACCGGTGCCGGCACCGTGCTCGATCCGCAGATGCTCGCCGCGGCGGAGGCGGCCGGCTCGCAGTTCATCGTCACCCCGGGGATTACCCGTGACCTGCTGCAAGCCAGCGTGGCCAGCCCGATCCCGCTGTTGCCGGGGATCAGCAACGCCTCCGGAATCATGGAGGGTTATGCCCTGGGTTACCGCCGCTTCAAGCTGTTTCCGGCGGAAGTCAGCGGTGGCGTGGCGGCGATCAAGGCCCTGGGCGGCCCGTTCGGCGAAGTTAAATTCTGCCCGACCGGCGGCGTCGGCCCGGCCAACATCAAGAGCTACATGGCCTTGAAGAATGTGATGTGCGTGGGCGGTAGCTGGATGCTCGATCCCGAGTGGATCAAGAACGGCGACTGGGCGCGGATTCAAGAGTGCACGGCCGAGGCCCTGTCTCTGCTGGACTGA
- a CDS encoding DUF3820 family protein — protein sequence MTPETLELLVTREMPFGKYKGRILADLPGPYLNWFAREGFPKGELGGLLALMQEIDHNGLSDLLDPLRAKHGKPKPRY from the coding sequence ATGACTCCTGAAACACTTGAACTGCTGGTCACCCGGGAAATGCCCTTCGGCAAATACAAGGGTCGCATCCTCGCCGACCTGCCCGGCCCCTACCTGAACTGGTTCGCCCGCGAAGGCTTCCCCAAGGGCGAACTCGGCGGCCTGCTGGCCCTAATGCAGGAAATCGATCACAACGGCCTGTCCGACCTGCTGGACCCGCTGCGCGCCAAACACGGCAAACCCAAGCCCAGGTACTGA
- a CDS encoding PA2169 family four-helix-bundle protein codes for MTDLNKEAISVLNSLIETSKDGQEGFKTCAEDIKHPELKALFIKRSSDCATAAAELQSVVRSMGGEPETSTSVSGDLHRRWVDLKSLVTGKDEESVLNEAERGEDHALKSYKEALEKINKHNLVGIRDVVERQYHGVQRNHDQVKALRNQARARS; via the coding sequence ATGACTGACTTGAATAAAGAAGCTATTTCGGTACTCAACAGCCTGATCGAGACCAGCAAGGACGGTCAGGAGGGGTTCAAGACCTGTGCCGAAGACATCAAGCATCCGGAGCTTAAGGCGCTGTTCATCAAACGCTCCAGCGATTGCGCGACTGCCGCCGCCGAACTGCAGTCCGTGGTGCGTTCCATGGGCGGCGAACCGGAAACCTCCACCAGCGTCAGCGGCGACCTGCACCGCCGTTGGGTCGACCTCAAGTCGCTGGTGACCGGCAAGGACGAGGAGTCGGTGCTCAACGAGGCCGAACGCGGCGAAGATCATGCGCTGAAGTCCTACAAGGAAGCCCTGGAGAAAATCAACAAGCACAACCTGGTGGGGATTCGTGATGTGGTGGAGCGCCAGTACCACGGCGTGCAACGCAATCACGATCAGGTCAAAGCCCTGCGCAACCAAGCCCGTGCCCGTTCGTAA
- a CDS encoding FUSC family protein: MPITLQALLAPSLPALQFAIKTLLGGGLALWLALRWGLEQPAWALMTAFIVAQPLSGMVLQKGLARLLGTLVGTLMSVLFMGLFAQTPWLFLLALALWLGLCTASSTLLRSAWSYSFVLAGYTVAIIALPAISHPLTVFDQAVARCTEISLGIICATASSALIWPMRVERQLADQARSAWHSGMQAARATLAGDALARQGLLEILGRIVAVDSQREHAWFEGPMGRQRARAISGLSQKLLMLLRISRSVRRQWKQLDADEARQLQPWMEPVQEALGGTDKQALQALRPRLLEASHDARLSAAQSFCLARLALLLDTALAASNALEAVQEGRAPQEQPATLTPHRDLSLALVFGARSALAFLTVASFWLATAWPAASGAMLLTCVVCSLFASRENGAQIGMSFMRGIFLAIPAAFLVGQILLPQWSGFAMLAMAMGVPLFFGALGMAKPQIGATATSFCLHFIVLISPMNHMSFDVASFFNNAQAMVLGVGAAVLAFHLLILRNPAWHGRRLLGATLSDLVRLTRRNLRGAESWFGGRMADRLLQLARHYPELPEPARSRWDDGLLGLDIGDELLHLRLSLAVAQVPVSAAQREYFEQLQRVLEQGPAGPRQEALAQPSASLLAALEQQPPSDALKLAKGAVVQLHNSWRSWCRQQEDSHGAA; encoded by the coding sequence GTGCCTATTACCTTGCAGGCGTTGCTTGCTCCCAGCCTTCCCGCGTTGCAGTTCGCGATCAAGACCCTGTTGGGCGGTGGTCTGGCGCTGTGGCTGGCCTTGCGCTGGGGCCTGGAGCAGCCGGCCTGGGCGCTGATGACCGCGTTCATCGTCGCTCAGCCGTTGTCCGGAATGGTCCTGCAAAAGGGGCTGGCCCGGCTGTTGGGGACCCTGGTCGGTACCCTGATGTCGGTGCTGTTCATGGGCCTGTTCGCCCAGACGCCCTGGTTGTTCCTGCTGGCCCTGGCCCTGTGGCTGGGCTTGTGCACCGCCAGTTCCACGCTGCTGCGCAGTGCCTGGTCCTATTCCTTCGTGCTGGCGGGCTACACCGTGGCGATCATCGCCTTGCCCGCCATCAGTCACCCGTTGACCGTGTTCGATCAGGCCGTGGCCCGTTGCACGGAAATCTCCCTGGGGATCATCTGCGCCACCGCCAGCAGTGCCCTGATCTGGCCGATGCGGGTTGAGCGGCAATTGGCGGATCAGGCCCGCAGCGCTTGGCACAGTGGCATGCAGGCGGCCCGCGCGACCCTGGCCGGCGATGCGCTGGCCCGCCAGGGCTTGCTGGAGATACTCGGGCGCATTGTCGCCGTGGATTCCCAGCGTGAACACGCCTGGTTCGAAGGCCCGATGGGTCGCCAGCGAGCCCGGGCCATCAGTGGCCTGAGCCAGAAGCTGCTGATGCTGTTGCGGATTTCCCGTTCGGTACGCCGCCAGTGGAAACAGTTGGACGCCGACGAGGCCCGGCAGCTGCAGCCCTGGATGGAGCCGGTGCAGGAGGCCCTGGGCGGCACCGACAAGCAGGCCTTGCAGGCGTTGCGTCCGCGCCTGCTGGAGGCCTCCCATGATGCCCGGCTCAGCGCGGCGCAGAGCTTTTGCCTGGCGCGTCTGGCGCTGCTGCTGGATACCGCCCTGGCGGCCAGCAATGCACTGGAAGCGGTGCAGGAGGGGCGGGCGCCGCAGGAGCAGCCGGCGACCCTCACGCCTCATCGCGACCTGTCGCTGGCCCTGGTGTTCGGTGCGCGCAGTGCCTTGGCGTTCCTGACCGTGGCCAGCTTCTGGCTGGCCACGGCCTGGCCTGCCGCCTCCGGGGCCATGCTCCTGACCTGCGTGGTCTGCAGCCTGTTTGCCAGTCGTGAAAACGGCGCGCAGATCGGCATGAGTTTCATGCGCGGGATCTTCCTGGCGATTCCGGCGGCGTTCCTGGTGGGGCAGATCCTGCTGCCGCAGTGGAGCGGTTTTGCGATGTTGGCCATGGCCATGGGCGTGCCGCTGTTCTTCGGGGCACTGGGCATGGCCAAGCCGCAGATCGGCGCCACGGCCACCTCGTTCTGTCTGCACTTCATCGTGTTGATCTCGCCGATGAACCACATGAGTTTCGATGTCGCCAGTTTCTTCAATAACGCCCAGGCCATGGTGCTGGGGGTGGGGGCTGCGGTGCTGGCCTTTCACCTGCTGATCCTGCGCAACCCGGCCTGGCATGGCCGGCGGCTGTTGGGCGCGACCCTGAGCGATCTGGTGCGTCTGACCCGGCGTAACCTGCGGGGCGCGGAAAGCTGGTTCGGCGGGCGCATGGCCGACCGCCTGCTGCAACTGGCGCGGCATTATCCGGAACTGCCGGAACCGGCCCGCAGCCGCTGGGACGATGGTTTGCTGGGCCTGGATATCGGCGACGAACTGCTGCACCTGCGCCTGAGTCTGGCGGTGGCCCAGGTGCCGGTCAGTGCCGCGCAGCGTGAATATTTCGAACAGCTGCAACGGGTTCTGGAACAGGGCCCGGCGGGCCCCCGCCAGGAAGCGCTGGCGCAGCCCAGCGCCAGCTTGCTCGCCGCCCTGGAGCAACAGCCGCCCAGCGACGCCTTGAAGCTGGCCAAGGGCGCGGTGGTGCAATTGCACAACAGCTGGCGCAGTTGGTGCCGGCAGCAGGAGGACAGCCATGGGGCTGCGTGA
- a CDS encoding DUF1656 domain-containing protein, producing MGLREWSLGGVLLSPFLIYVVLALVVTTGLRMLVRVTGLGRWIWHEALFDCALYVCVLTLITAVLGPL from the coding sequence ATGGGGCTGCGTGAGTGGTCGTTGGGCGGGGTGCTGCTCAGCCCGTTTCTGATTTATGTGGTGCTGGCCCTGGTGGTCACCACCGGCCTGCGGATGCTGGTGCGAGTCACCGGACTGGGGCGCTGGATCTGGCATGAAGCCCTGTTCGATTGCGCCCTGTACGTGTGTGTCCTGACCCTGATCACTGCGGTCCTGGGACCTTTATAA
- a CDS encoding HlyD family secretion protein — MRTPVRVVVTLCLVAVAIFAGYHLWQYYMLTPWTRDARIRADVVIVAPDVSGWVRELKVADNQQVKAGELLLSIDRERFEAALEKAQAVVQTRQQQLSLREHEASRRAALGPQAISAELRENAQINAGIARGELRQAQAEAKVAELNLARSQVRAPRDGHITNLRLAEGNYVNAGQPVMALIDDSTFYVQAYFEETKLPRIRVGDPVKVWLMSAGDALQGHVQSISRGITDRNATPDGQLLAEVEPTFNWVRLAQRIPVRIQLDKVPEGINLSAGMTASVQVEEGGKR, encoded by the coding sequence ATGCGTACACCTGTACGTGTCGTAGTGACCTTGTGCCTGGTGGCGGTGGCGATCTTCGCCGGGTATCACCTGTGGCAGTACTACATGCTCACGCCCTGGACCCGGGATGCGCGGATCCGTGCCGATGTGGTGATCGTGGCCCCGGATGTGTCCGGTTGGGTGCGCGAGCTCAAGGTGGCGGACAACCAGCAGGTCAAGGCTGGTGAGTTGTTGCTGAGCATTGATCGCGAGCGTTTCGAGGCCGCGCTGGAGAAGGCCCAGGCGGTGGTGCAGACCCGCCAGCAGCAACTGAGCCTGCGCGAGCACGAGGCCAGCCGCCGCGCCGCCCTGGGGCCCCAGGCCATCAGTGCCGAACTGCGGGAGAACGCCCAGATCAACGCCGGGATCGCCCGTGGCGAACTGCGCCAGGCCCAGGCCGAGGCCAAGGTGGCGGAGCTCAACCTGGCCCGCAGCCAGGTGCGCGCGCCCCGCGATGGGCACATCACCAACCTGCGTCTGGCCGAGGGCAACTATGTCAACGCCGGGCAGCCGGTGATGGCGCTGATCGATGATTCGACGTTCTACGTGCAGGCCTACTTCGAGGAAACCAAGCTGCCGCGGATCCGCGTCGGCGATCCGGTGAAGGTCTGGCTGATGAGCGCCGGCGACGCCTTGCAGGGGCACGTGCAAAGCATCAGCCGGGGCATTACCGATCGCAACGCGACCCCCGACGGGCAACTGCTGGCGGAAGTCGAACCGACCTTCAACTGGGTGCGTCTGGCCCAGCGGATACCGGTGCGGATCCAGCTCGACAAGGTGCCTGAAGGCATCAATCTGAGTGCCGGGATGACCGCCAGCGTGCAGGTGGAGGAGGGTGGCAAGCGCTAG